From the Bombus pascuorum chromosome 7, iyBomPasc1.1, whole genome shotgun sequence genome, one window contains:
- the LOC132909263 gene encoding uncharacterized protein LOC132909263 isoform X2, with protein sequence MDASFGPNQLGTNEALINNSIRSQTSFSFSNSINEANKHNQSIKHILKSENIYKEHNLVSTQYIKHNNETNLNECTIQNSIITQEKIITTPTSPAIASTLQSINPDVSIKNKHLNTNSNDCHPLQNHMDINRDEKVPFSCVSELTQGNDSSDTKNKWNMGEVHITCNPLSTPYPYSTPHHNIMSETVTEPLDDEPKGRSCGNFLPILSLIPQTVISFQYLSPKMKFSWWRNKIS encoded by the exons ATGGACGCTTCATTTGGACCTAACCAATTAGGAACTAATGAAGCgcttattaataattctatccGTTCTCAaacttccttttctttttccaattccATAAATGAGGCAAACAAACATAATCAGtctataaaacatatattaaaatctgaaaatatttacaaagaacATAATCTTGTATCTActcaatatataaaacataataatgaaacaaatcttaaCGAGTGCACTatacaaaattctataattacccaagaaaaaattattacaacaCCCACAAGTCCAGCAATTGCATCCACTCTTCAGTCCATCAATCCCGATgtatctataaaaaataagcatttaaatacaaacagTAACGATTGTCACCCTCTGCAAAATCACATGGATATTAATAGAG ATGAAAAGGTACCTTTTTCGTGTGTTTCGGAATTGACTCAAGGAAATGACTCGAgtgatacaaaaaataaatggaatatgGGGGAGGTACATATTACTTGTAATCCACTTTCAACACCGTATCCGTATTCCACGCCACACCATAACATTATGAGCGAAACTGTAACAGAACCGCTAGATGATGAACCAAAAGGTCGAAGCTGCGGAAATTTTTTACCAATCTTATCGTTGATTCCACAAACAGTCATCAGCTTTCAATATTTAAGCccgaaaatgaaattttcgtgGTGGAGAAATAAGATCTCGTGA
- the LOC132909263 gene encoding uncharacterized protein LOC132909263 isoform X1 gives MDASFGPNQLGTNEALINNSIRSQTSFSFSNSINEANKHNQSIKHILKSENIYKEHNLVSTQYIKHNNETNLNECTIQNSIITQEKIITTPTSPAIASTLQSINPDVSIKNKHLNTNSNDCHPLQNHMDINRGTNSYSVRSVSSPQLTIKPLTRSKVYRKTSLKSMNLSNSMLDHSVFNHRKSNLTSEGRVINISNRSITSTDEKVPFSCVSELTQGNDSSDTKNKWNMGEVHITCNPLSTPYPYSTPHHNIMSETVTEPLDDEPKGRSCGNFLPILSLIPQTVISFQYLSPKMKFSWWRNKIS, from the coding sequence ATGGACGCTTCATTTGGACCTAACCAATTAGGAACTAATGAAGCgcttattaataattctatccGTTCTCAaacttccttttctttttccaattccATAAATGAGGCAAACAAACATAATCAGtctataaaacatatattaaaatctgaaaatatttacaaagaacATAATCTTGTATCTActcaatatataaaacataataatgaaacaaatcttaaCGAGTGCACTatacaaaattctataattacccaagaaaaaattattacaacaCCCACAAGTCCAGCAATTGCATCCACTCTTCAGTCCATCAATCCCGATgtatctataaaaaataagcatttaaatacaaacagTAACGATTGTCACCCTCTGCAAAATCACATGGATATTAATAGAGGTACTAATTCCTACTCTGTGCGATCAGTATCGTCACcacaattaacaattaaacCCCTTACACGATCAAAAGTCTATAGAAAAACGTCTTTAAAATCaatgaatttatcaaattctaTGTTAGATCATAGTGTATTTAATCATCGTAAAAGTAATTTGACATCAGAAGGTCGTGTAATCAATATTTCTAATCGTTCCATCACCTCCACAGATGAAAAGGTACCTTTTTCGTGTGTTTCGGAATTGACTCAAGGAAATGACTCGAgtgatacaaaaaataaatggaatatgGGGGAGGTACATATTACTTGTAATCCACTTTCAACACCGTATCCGTATTCCACGCCACACCATAACATTATGAGCGAAACTGTAACAGAACCGCTAGATGATGAACCAAAAGGTCGAAGCTGCGGAAATTTTTTACCAATCTTATCGTTGATTCCACAAACAGTCATCAGCTTTCAATATTTAAGCccgaaaatgaaattttcgtgGTGGAGAAATAAGATCTCGTGA
- the LOC132909267 gene encoding uncharacterized protein LOC132909267 isoform X1: protein MKELDEPTIASILSSSFPPCSSHEIAVRPGDCVEGRVEKWLEDEAFSGFRVWQLAGIILSILLSVLIGLCCCIRFRVPRTKQEIEADYIRKKITESFRQELSKISNTEMDDMNLKKVSLNTHICSLLALSKIQNKFDMEVQEIQKDHQEATYKNIQHGLRSRFNAMFSGIHFTKQEHPNVDSII from the exons ATGAAGGAATTGGATGAACCAACTATTGCATCAATTTTATCTTCATCCTTTCCACCATGTTCATCTCATGAAATAGCAGTACGACCTGGAGACTGTGTTGAAGGTAGAGTTGAAAAATGGTTGGAAGATGAAGCATTTTCAGGATTTCGAGTTTGGCAACTTGCTGGCATAATACTTTCTATTTTACTTAGTGTATTGATTGGACTTTGTTGTTGTATCCGATTCAGAGTGCCACGAACTAAACAAGAAATAGAAGCTGATTATATTCGAAAAAAAATAACAGAGAGTTTCAGACAAGAATTATCTAAAATCAGTAATACAGAAATGGATGATATGAACTTGAAGAAAG TTAGTTTAAATACACATATTTGTTCTTTATTAGCATTAagcaaaattcaaaataaatttgatatggAAGTACAAGAGATACAAAAGGATCATCAAGAAGCAACATATAAGAATATACAACATGGATTACGATCAAGATTCAATGCAATGTTCAGTGGAATTCATTTTACTAAACAAGAACATCCTAATGTTGACAGcataatttaa
- the LOC132909267 gene encoding transmembrane inner ear expressed protein isoform X2 → MKELDEPTIASILSSSFPPCSSHEIAVRPGDCVEGRVEKWLEDEAFSGFRVWQLAGIILSILLSVLIGLCCCIRFRVPRTKQEIEADYIRKKITESFRQELSKISNTEMDDMNLKKALSKIQNKFDMEVQEIQKDHQEATYKNIQHGLRSRFNAMFSGIHFTKQEHPNVDSII, encoded by the exons ATGAAGGAATTGGATGAACCAACTATTGCATCAATTTTATCTTCATCCTTTCCACCATGTTCATCTCATGAAATAGCAGTACGACCTGGAGACTGTGTTGAAGGTAGAGTTGAAAAATGGTTGGAAGATGAAGCATTTTCAGGATTTCGAGTTTGGCAACTTGCTGGCATAATACTTTCTATTTTACTTAGTGTATTGATTGGACTTTGTTGTTGTATCCGATTCAGAGTGCCACGAACTAAACAAGAAATAGAAGCTGATTATATTCGAAAAAAAATAACAGAGAGTTTCAGACAAGAATTATCTAAAATCAGTAATACAGAAATGGATGATATGAACTTGAAGAAAG CATTAagcaaaattcaaaataaatttgatatggAAGTACAAGAGATACAAAAGGATCATCAAGAAGCAACATATAAGAATATACAACATGGATTACGATCAAGATTCAATGCAATGTTCAGTGGAATTCATTTTACTAAACAAGAACATCCTAATGTTGACAGcataatttaa